GATCCCGCCGCCCCGCACGAGCGGATGCTCGTCCTCGACGCGAGCCTCGGCCAGAACGCCGTCAACCAGGCGTTGCAGTTCCACGAGGCGATCGGGCTGACCGGAATCACGATGACCAAGCTCGATGGCGGCGGCAAGGGCGGGGTCCTGCTGACCATCGCCGACCGCCTCGACGTACCGTTCCGCTATGTCGGGGTCGGAGAAGACGCCGCCGATCTCGATGTCTTCGACGCGGAGCAGTTCGCCTCCGCGCTGGTCGAGCCAGGCCGCTGAGAGGCGGTGCCGATCCCATGATCCGGCTCGACAGGATCACGAAGCTGTACCAGGGCGGGCGCGAGGCGCTGCGCGACGTATCGCTCGACATCACCCCCGGCGAGATGATTTTCCTGACGGGCCATTCTGGTGCCGGCAAGAGCACGGTGCTGAAGCTCATCGCGCTGGTCGAGCGCCCGACGAGCGGCCAGCTGCTGGTCGACGGGCGCAACATCGCCCGCCTGCCGGCACGCGATATCCCGGCCTACCGGAGCCAGATCGGCATGGTCTTCCAGGACCACAAGCTGCTCGAGGATCGTTCGACGTTCGACAACGTGGCGCTGCCACTGGTGATCGCCGGCCTCACGCGACGCGACGCCGAAAAGCGCGTGCGCGCGGCACTCGACCAGGTGGGCCTGCTCGCCAAGGAACGCCATCCGCCCGCCACGCTGTCGGCGGGCGAGCAGCAGCGGGTGGGCATCGCCCGCGCGGTCGTGGCGCGCCCGCGACTGCTGATCGCCGATGAGCCGACCGGGAATCTCGACGCCGATCTCTCGCTCGAGATCATGAAGCTGTTCCGCCGCTTCAACCAGGTCGGCGTCACCATGCTGATTGCCACGCACGATCTCACGCTCGCCAGCCGCATCGGCGGCCGGCATGTCGTGCTGAGCGAAGGCCAGATCGTGCGCGACGAAGAGGCCATCAGCGCGGCGCCCGAGCCGCGCCACGGGGCACGGTCGCGATGACGGCTCTGCTGCGCCGCCACCTCCAGAATGCGCTCGGCGCGCTCGGCGAACTGCGCCGCCAGCCGGTTGCCACCGGCCTGACGGTCCTGGTGATCGGAATCGCGCTGGCGCTGCCCGCAAGCCTGCAGGTGCTGGTCCAGGGCGCGCAACGCTTTGCCGGGAACTGGCGGGACATCCGCGATTTTTCCGTCTACCTCAAGCCGGGTGCGAAGCTCACCCAGGCGCAGGAACTGGCTCGCCTGCTCGACAAAAAACCGGGCATCGAGGCTGTGAAGATCATCCCCGCCGACGAGGCGCTCACCGAGTTCCGCAACGACCCGGCATTCGGCAAGGTGCTGGCAGTCCTCGAGGGCAATCCCCTGCCACATACGCTGGTGGTACGCCCCACCACCAGCGCCACCACGACGGATCTGGACGCGTTGCGCGCAGAACTCGGCCAACGCAGCGAAGTCGACATCGTGCAGCTCGATACGCAGTGGTTGTCGCGCCTCGCCGCGATCCTCGACCTGGTGCGGCGGGGGGTCTGGTTCACGGCATCACTGCTGGCCGGTGCGGTCATTGTGATCGTGGGCAACACGATCCGCCTCGACATCCAGAACCGGCGCCGCGAGATCGAAGTCTCCAAGCTGCTCGGCGCCAGCGACGCCTTCGTCCGGCGTCCGTTTCTCTACATTGGCGTGTGGTACGGCGCCCTCGGCGGTGCGGTCGCGTCACTGGTACTGCTCGCCGCGTTGCTGCTGCTGCGCGGGCCGCTGCAGCGACTGCTGGCGCTCTACGGCAGCGAGTTCGCCGGCTTCGGCCTGCGCCCCGCCACCCTGCTGCTGGTGCTGGGCGGCGGCGTGGTGGCCGGCTGGGCGGGCGCCTGGATCGCGGTTGCCAGGCACCTCTCGGCCATCGAGCCACGTGTCTAACCAATTGTTTTAAAAGACTGTTGCGACGGGAACCGGACAGGTACTTAGCACTCTAATCCGGTGAGTGCTAGCATTGCCCGTGGAGGTCACCCGAAGCCCATGAGTACAGCCCTGGTCCCGAATGCACGTACGCTGGCCCTTGCCGGGCCGCTTGGCAGTCTCGACGCCTACATCCAGGCGGTGAACGCCATACCGGTTCTCAGCCCTGCCGAGGAGCAGCGGCTCGCCCGGCGCTTTGCCGGAGAGCAGGATCTCGACTCCGCTCGCGAGCTGGTGCTCTCGCACCTGCGCTTCGTGGTCCACATCGCGCGCGGTTACCTCGGCTACGGGCTGCCGCTCGGCGACCTGATCCAGGAAGGCAACGTCGGGCTGATGAAGGCGGTGAAGCGCTTCGACCCGGACGTGGGCGTGCGGCTCGTTTCTTTTGCCGTGCACTGGGTCCGCGCCGAGATCCACGAGTTCGTGCTGCGCAACTGGCGGCTGGTGCGGGTCGCGACCACCAAGGCCCAGCGCAAGCTGTTCTTCAACCTGCGCAGCGCCAAGCGCAACCTCGGCTGGCTGTCGCGCGAGGAGACCGAGGCCATTGCCCGTGACCTCGGCGTGCCGTCCGGCGAAGTCACGGAAATGGAGCAGCGCCTGGCCGGCCACGATGTCGTCTACGACCCGGTGCCGAGCGAAGACGACGAGGGCGCGTTCACGCCGGCGCAATACCTGCCGGCACCAGACGCAGATCCGGCCGAGACACTGGAAGCCGACGACTGGCAGCAGCGCGTCACCGGGCAGCTGCAGTCGGCGCTGCTCGCGCTCGACGAGCGCAGTCGCGAGATCGTCCGGGCGCGCTGGATGGCGGAGCCGAAGGCCACGCTGCAGGAGCTTGCCGGGCGCTTCGGCATCTCCGCGGAGCGCGTGCGCCAGATCGAGCAACAGGCCCTGCGCGCGATGCGCGAGGCGGTCGCCGCCTGAGCGGCGGGTGATCGGGGCTAAAGCCCCTGCTGCATGGTGTCGCTCGCTCCCGCAGCAGCGTCTCGCGCTGCAGGAGGCACTTCAGTGCCGACCCGACATCGGGGTGGTCGGCGGGGCCGAAGCCCCGCCTGCCTCAGTTCGTCAGCGGCACGATCGTGATTTCGACGCGCCGGTTCTGCGCCTTGCCTTCCGGGGTCGAATTGCTCGCGATCGGGCGGGTCTCCCCCGCACCGACGGTCAGGAAACGGTCGCCGCGCACCTGCCGCGAAACCAGGTATGAGACCACGCTGCTGGCCCGCCGCTCCGACAGCTGCTGGTTGTAGGCATCGCTGCCGTCGCTGTCGGTGTGACCCGCGACCTCCACCATCGTCTTGTCGAACTCCTTGAGGACAAGCGCAACGGAGTCGAGCACCGGGTAGAACGACGCGCTGATATCGGCGCTGTTCACCGCGAAGGTCACGTTGCCGGGCATGTTGAGCGTGATGTGCTCGCCATTCGGGCCGGTGCGGGTCACGCTCACACCGGTGCCCTGCAACCGCGCGCGCAACGCGGCGTCCTGCCGATCCATGTAGTTGCCGACCGCGCCTCCGGCGAGAGCGCCGGCACCACCGAAGATCAGCGCTTTCTTCTTGCGCTGGGCGGAGTCATTGCCCGTGATCAGGCCCACCGCCACACCGGTCGCAGCGCCGATCGCCGCACCCTTGGTGGTCTTGTTGATCTCCGGCTCGCCCGTGTACGGATCCGTGGTTTGCATGTACTGGCAGCCGACGACAAGAGCCGACATTACGACGGCCGCGGCGGCTTTAACGATCGGATGGCGCACGGTCATGCTCAACCTCCATGTGACAACACCCCGTTGGACGGGACTCCTTATCGCAGAAACCATCCTCGGCGGCAATCCAGCGCGTCGCACTCCTGGCGCGGCGCGCTCGTGGTTGCCGCGCTGACGCGAACACCGTAGCGTCGGGCCATGCGCCAGGTCGACGTGTTGCTCGCCGGATACGCTGCCGATCACCAGCACCCGTTCAACCGCCTGATGCACCGGGTGTGCGTGCCCGCGATCGTCGTCAGCCTGCTGGGACTGCTGGCCTGCGTGCCGGTCCCGCAGGCCTGGCGGGCAGTGACGCCCGCCGTGAACTGGTCGGGTGTCCTCGTCGCCGGTGCGCTCGGCTGGTACCTGTGGCTCTCGCCGCGACTCGCCGCCGGCATGGCCGTCGCCACAATTCTGGCGCTGTTGCTCGTCGCCTCCCTCGCGCGACTGCCCGGGCCGCTGTGGCTGGCGAGCGGCATCGTCTTCGCGCTGGCCTGGATCGGGCAGTTCATCGGGCACGCCGCGGAAGGCAAGCGCCCGTCTTTCCTTCGTGACCTGCGCTTCCTGCTGGTCGGCCCCCTGTGGTTGCTGGCCGGGCTCTACGGCCGTCTCGGCCTGCGTGTCTAGCCCGACCGCCACCGAACGCGAGGGCGCCTTCGGCAACAAAGCCGTGTGGCGTATTGCTGCGCCGATGATCCTCGCCGGGAGTACTACGCCGCTGCTCGGCCTGGTGGACACCGCGGTGGTCGGGCACCTCGAGCAGGCGTGGTACATGGGGGCGGTCGCCGCCGGCGCGACCATCTTTACCGTGCTGTTCATGGGCCTGAACTTCCTGCGCATGGGCACGACCGGCGTGACGGCGCAGGCCTTCGGCGCCGCGGACGGCGACGCAGTCCGCGAGTCGCTCGGCCAGGGCCTGCTGACCGCGCTGATACTCGCCGTCGTGATGGTCGCCGCACAGCCCCTGATCATCGAGGTCTCACTGCGGGCATTCGCACCCGGCGCGGAAGTGGCTGCATTGACACGCGAGTATTTCGCGGTGCGCATCTGGAGTGCTCCGGCCTCACTCACAAACTTCGTCGTGGTCGGCTGGCTGCTCGGCATGCAGAACGCCCGCGGCCCGCTGGCGCTCATGCTCGCAACCAACGTCACGAACATCGCGCTCGACCTGCTCTTCGTGCTGGTTCTCGGCATGCGGGTGCGCGGCGTGGCGTTTGCAACCGTGCTGGCGGAACTGGTCGGACTGGCGGTCGGACTGTGGTTCGTGCGCCGTGAGCTCGCGGCATTCC
This genomic interval from Gammaproteobacteria bacterium contains the following:
- the ftsX gene encoding permease-like cell division protein FtsX, translated to MTALLRRHLQNALGALGELRRQPVATGLTVLVIGIALALPASLQVLVQGAQRFAGNWRDIRDFSVYLKPGAKLTQAQELARLLDKKPGIEAVKIIPADEALTEFRNDPAFGKVLAVLEGNPLPHTLVVRPTTSATTTDLDALRAELGQRSEVDIVQLDTQWLSRLAAILDLVRRGVWFTASLLAGAVIVIVGNTIRLDIQNRRREIEVSKLLGASDAFVRRPFLYIGVWYGALGGAVASLVLLAALLLLRGPLQRLLALYGSEFAGFGLRPATLLLVLGGGVVAGWAGAWIAVARHLSAIEPRV
- the ftsE gene encoding cell division ATP-binding protein FtsE gives rise to the protein MIRLDRITKLYQGGREALRDVSLDITPGEMIFLTGHSGAGKSTVLKLIALVERPTSGQLLVDGRNIARLPARDIPAYRSQIGMVFQDHKLLEDRSTFDNVALPLVIAGLTRRDAEKRVRAALDQVGLLAKERHPPATLSAGEQQRVGIARAVVARPRLLIADEPTGNLDADLSLEIMKLFRRFNQVGVTMLIATHDLTLASRIGGRHVVLSEGQIVRDEEAISAAPEPRHGARSR
- a CDS encoding DUF962 domain-containing protein, whose translation is MRQVDVLLAGYAADHQHPFNRLMHRVCVPAIVVSLLGLLACVPVPQAWRAVTPAVNWSGVLVAGALGWYLWLSPRLAAGMAVATILALLLVASLARLPGPLWLASGIVFALAWIGQFIGHAAEGKRPSFLRDLRFLLVGPLWLLAGLYGRLGLRV
- the rpoH gene encoding RNA polymerase sigma factor RpoH, which translates into the protein MSTALVPNARTLALAGPLGSLDAYIQAVNAIPVLSPAEEQRLARRFAGEQDLDSARELVLSHLRFVVHIARGYLGYGLPLGDLIQEGNVGLMKAVKRFDPDVGVRLVSFAVHWVRAEIHEFVLRNWRLVRVATTKAQRKLFFNLRSAKRNLGWLSREETEAIARDLGVPSGEVTEMEQRLAGHDVVYDPVPSEDDEGAFTPAQYLPAPDADPAETLEADDWQQRVTGQLQSALLALDERSREIVRARWMAEPKATLQELAGRFGISAERVRQIEQQALRAMREAVAA
- a CDS encoding OmpA family protein; the protein is MSALVVGCQYMQTTDPYTGEPEINKTTKGAAIGAATGVAVGLITGNDSAQRKKKALIFGGAGALAGGAVGNYMDRQDAALRARLQGTGVSVTRTGPNGEHITLNMPGNVTFAVNSADISASFYPVLDSVALVLKEFDKTMVEVAGHTDSDGSDAYNQQLSERRASSVVSYLVSRQVRGDRFLTVGAGETRPIASNSTPEGKAQNRRVEITIVPLTN